One window of Chloracidobacterium sp. genomic DNA carries:
- a CDS encoding PAS domain S-box protein, with the protein MTTSRPSFIATIGASPIVERLASALRDAGFQVEALTLTRPVDWSAVDAVLVDSHTAAGDPSAAWWRMACERRIPVIVCAEQLSETHVAVWLRAGAWDCLDVRTPPTLVVRRLQQAMSLKRQAFEQAVQAAFVRGLAVSSPARLAVMESVGERFVFRMINQTFAADFGRPPEQLVGVPLDALGLTEAQAADLSVWQRWCRETLRLGRGVSFVHQSLQSSRWFAAAFEPLRRHGLAADAVSMYIEDISDQQTAKLRSVESEERFYRVFQVIPIATSIQRIPDGRCLDVNAAFTKMFGYTRAEAIGRTTLELGLWAKPEQYEQYYHELEAQGQVTDFQASYRTRDGRVGEALLSAVTLVIGDTPCQLALIQDVTEARQLTERLRQREEWFHAILNAALDGIIVEDDQRIVYANQAVARLYGVEAPESLIGREFYIMCAPHEEGRLREYTQRRMRGEPAPPTYEFTARRADGTTVEIENAVSEFVSGGKKYLIAVMRDVGERKRLQATLQLAQKMEAVGRLAGGVAHDFNNLLNSILGFSRLVRRKVAPSGDKALEEYLNAIESSAERAAQLVSKLLAFGRRKEASRQMIDLTAVVEESLVLVRGLLPPTIELATDLASNLPPFEGDRDQVQQIIVNLCLNARDAMPQGGTITLGTRMEVFPIWRDGRTLSGQLGGRCVCLTVADTGVGMDEETRRHVFDPFFTTKTMGDGAGLGLSVVHGIVTAHGGTISVESAPGKGTRFEVRFPALRAGATGEAPVSEPRRMTPESGLPFISSASAGLILVVEDNEMIAQLFAEILQEAGYDIVTATDGQQGVARFAEQSDAFSLVILDATIPKLNGLACLKAMREHRSDIPIIVASGYGEEVITDELSTRAVMFLQKPFTPEVLLAAVARALGREAPAA; encoded by the coding sequence TTGACAACCTCTCGTCCAAGTTTCATCGCCACAATCGGCGCATCTCCGATTGTGGAACGCCTCGCGTCGGCTCTGCGCGACGCTGGTTTCCAAGTAGAAGCCCTGACATTGACCCGGCCGGTTGACTGGTCGGCAGTGGATGCCGTGCTTGTAGATAGCCACACAGCGGCCGGCGACCCGTCCGCTGCTTGGTGGCGCATGGCATGCGAGCGTCGGATTCCGGTCATCGTTTGCGCGGAGCAGCTCTCAGAAACGCATGTGGCGGTTTGGCTGAGAGCCGGCGCGTGGGATTGTCTGGATGTCCGGACGCCCCCGACGCTGGTCGTTCGGCGGCTGCAACAGGCGATGTCGCTGAAGCGTCAGGCGTTTGAACAGGCTGTTCAGGCGGCGTTCGTTCGTGGGCTGGCTGTATCGTCGCCGGCGCGGCTGGCGGTGATGGAAAGCGTCGGTGAGCGCTTTGTCTTTCGAATGATCAACCAAACCTTTGCCGCCGATTTTGGGCGGCCGCCGGAGCAACTCGTCGGCGTCCCGCTGGATGCGTTGGGCTTGACGGAAGCGCAGGCGGCCGATTTATCGGTTTGGCAGCGCTGGTGCCGCGAGACGCTCCGCCTTGGGCGCGGAGTGTCGTTCGTCCACCAGTCGTTGCAGTCGTCCCGATGGTTTGCGGCGGCGTTTGAGCCGCTGCGTCGGCATGGCCTCGCGGCGGATGCCGTCTCGATGTACATCGAGGACATTAGCGATCAACAGACGGCAAAACTGCGTTCGGTGGAAAGCGAGGAGCGCTTCTACCGTGTTTTTCAGGTGATTCCCATCGCCACTTCGATTCAGAGGATACCGGATGGACGCTGTCTCGATGTCAATGCGGCGTTTACCAAAATGTTCGGCTATACGCGCGCGGAGGCCATCGGGCGTACGACGTTGGAACTGGGTTTATGGGCAAAACCAGAACAGTATGAGCAGTATTACCACGAACTGGAAGCGCAGGGGCAGGTGACTGACTTTCAAGCCAGCTACCGCACGCGCGATGGTCGCGTGGGTGAGGCGCTGCTGTCGGCTGTGACGCTGGTCATTGGCGATACGCCGTGTCAGTTGGCGCTGATTCAGGATGTTACTGAAGCGCGCCAACTAACGGAGCGCCTGCGTCAGCGTGAAGAGTGGTTTCACGCCATCCTCAATGCCGCCCTCGATGGGATTATTGTTGAGGACGACCAGCGGATTGTTTACGCCAACCAAGCTGTGGCGCGACTGTATGGTGTTGAAGCGCCGGAGTCGCTCATTGGGCGGGAATTCTACATTATGTGCGCGCCGCATGAAGAGGGGCGGTTGCGCGAGTACACACAACGCCGGATGCGCGGTGAGCCAGCTCCACCAACGTATGAGTTCACGGCGCGGCGTGCGGACGGGACCACGGTAGAGATTGAAAACGCGGTGTCGGAGTTTGTTTCTGGCGGCAAGAAGTACTTGATCGCCGTCATGCGGGATGTAGGCGAACGAAAGCGCCTCCAGGCAACGCTCCAACTGGCGCAAAAGATGGAAGCCGTTGGACGGCTTGCAGGCGGCGTCGCGCACGACTTCAACAACCTGCTCAACAGTATTCTGGGCTTTTCACGCCTGGTGCGGCGGAAAGTCGCGCCAAGCGGTGACAAGGCCTTGGAGGAGTACCTCAACGCCATCGAGTCGTCGGCCGAGCGCGCTGCGCAACTGGTGTCAAAGTTGCTCGCCTTTGGGCGGCGGAAGGAAGCCTCGCGGCAGATGATTGATTTGACGGCCGTGGTGGAAGAGAGCCTGGTTCTCGTGCGCGGGTTATTACCCCCAACCATTGAGCTCGCGACTGACTTGGCGTCCAACTTGCCGCCTTTTGAGGGTGACCGCGATCAAGTTCAGCAGATTATTGTCAACCTGTGCCTGAATGCGCGCGACGCAATGCCGCAAGGGGGGACAATCACGCTCGGCACACGCATGGAGGTGTTTCCTATTTGGCGCGACGGACGAACGCTGAGTGGGCAACTCGGTGGTCGCTGCGTCTGCCTGACGGTGGCTGACACTGGCGTCGGCATGGATGAAGAAACCCGCCGGCATGTGTTCGACCCATTTTTTACAACCAAGACCATGGGGGACGGCGCAGGTTTGGGCCTGTCGGTCGTGCACGGCATCGTGACGGCGCATGGCGGCACGATTAGCGTCGAAAGCGCGCCGGGCAAGGGAACGCGCTTTGAAGTGCGCTTCCCAGCCCTGCGCGCTGGAGCGACCGGTGAAGCGCCAGTCTCCGAGCCACGGCGCATGACGCCGGAAAGTGGGTTGCCTTTCATCAGTTCGGCGTCGGCAGGGCTGATCTTGGTGGTCGAAGACAATGAGATGATCGCCCAGCTTTTTGCGGAAATCTTACAGGAAGCTGGCTACGACATTGTAACGGCCACCGACGGCCAGCAGGGCGTGGCGCGCTTCGCCGAGCAGTCGGACGCCTTTAGCTTGGTGATTTTGGACGCCACGATCCCCAAGCTGAACGGCTTGGCGTGCTTGAAAGCCATGCGTGAACACCGTTCCGACATACCGATTATTGTCGCCAGCGGCTATGGTGAAGAGGTCATAACCGATGAGCTTTCGACGCGGGCGGTGATGTTTCTCCAAAAGCCTTTTACACCGGAAGTGTTGTTGGCGGCGGTTGCACGGGCGCTCGGTCGGGAAGCGCCAGCGGCGTGA
- a CDS encoding Uma2 family endonuclease, with the protein MSTPLTATPPRLMTFEEFLDYGEPGVRYELVDGVPVEMPQPNKRHQWIVLSLAVRLMRWISERRLPYAVTQLGLQIDEYLARIPDLVVCRREDAVVKEGEEEAGVVRLGVPVVLVVEVASENWQDDYGKKRAEYARRGVPVYVVVDWRRRCLVVCREPEEATGRYQQEVTYREGEAVVLGELDGCVLAVSEVLGGAFGEDLLQEDIERLLAERAAREAAEAQLKEAEARAEAERRAKLEAEARAEAERAAREAERQAKEALLEELTRLRAQLGSPPEA; encoded by the coding sequence ATGTCCACACCGTTGACCGCCACGCCGCCCCGCTTGATGACCTTCGAAGAGTTCTTAGACTACGGCGAACCCGGCGTACGCTATGAACTCGTGGATGGTGTCCCCGTCGAGATGCCCCAACCGAACAAACGCCACCAGTGGATTGTTTTGAGTCTGGCCGTGCGCCTGATGCGCTGGATCAGCGAGCGGCGACTGCCGTACGCGGTGACGCAGCTGGGGTTGCAGATTGACGAGTACCTGGCGCGGATTCCCGACTTGGTGGTGTGTCGGCGGGAGGACGCGGTGGTGAAGGAGGGTGAGGAAGAAGCCGGGGTGGTGCGGCTGGGCGTGCCGGTGGTGTTGGTGGTGGAGGTGGCGAGCGAGAACTGGCAGGACGACTACGGGAAGAAGCGGGCGGAGTATGCGCGGCGCGGAGTACCGGTGTATGTGGTGGTGGATTGGCGGCGGCGGTGTCTGGTGGTGTGCCGGGAGCCGGAGGAGGCGACGGGGCGGTATCAGCAGGAGGTGACGTATCGGGAGGGAGAGGCGGTGGTGTTGGGTGAGTTGGACGGGTGCGTGTTGGCGGTGAGTGAGGTGTTGGGCGGGGCGTTTGGGGAGGATTTGTTGCAGGAAGACATCGAGCGGCTGTTGGCGGAGCGGGCGGCGAGGGAGGCGGCGGAGGCGCAGTTGAAGGAAGCGGAGGCGCGGGCGGAAGCCGAGCGGCGAGCCAAGCTCGAAGCCGAAGCCCGCGCCGAGGCGGAACGCGCGGCGCGGGAAGCGGAGCGGCAAGCGAAAGAAGCCCTGCTGGAAGAGCTGACCCGCCTGCGCGCGCAGTTGGGGTCGCCGCCGGAAGCGTAA